In the Flagellimonas sp. HMM57 genome, one interval contains:
- the yaaA gene encoding peroxide stress protein YaaA: MKIVISPAKSLDYETAMPTSKFSQPQFLEQSKKLNTILAKKKPKALSELMSISDNLAQLNWERNQQFSIPFTVDNARPAVYAFNGDVYQGLDAYTIPEEKLEELQNTLRILSGLYGVLKPLDLMQPYRLEMGIQLKVGRKKNLYEFWKDQLTAHLNSELEDGELFINLASNEYFGAIDEKKLKVPVIAPIFKDWKNDKLKVISFFAKKARGSMVRYILDTKAKTLDDVKGFDRDDYVFSAEHTLKENQPVFIR, encoded by the coding sequence ATGAAAATTGTAATCTCTCCAGCAAAGTCGTTAGATTATGAAACGGCTATGCCAACATCTAAATTCAGTCAGCCGCAATTTTTGGAACAATCCAAAAAACTGAATACGATATTGGCGAAGAAAAAACCAAAGGCACTATCAGAGCTAATGTCCATTTCTGATAATTTGGCGCAGCTTAACTGGGAGAGAAACCAACAATTTTCAATCCCGTTTACCGTAGATAATGCAAGACCTGCGGTATATGCATTCAATGGCGATGTCTATCAGGGGCTTGATGCCTATACCATTCCCGAAGAAAAATTGGAAGAACTTCAAAATACACTTCGTATATTATCAGGTCTATATGGAGTTTTAAAACCCTTGGATTTGATGCAGCCTTACCGGTTGGAAATGGGAATACAACTAAAAGTAGGGCGCAAAAAGAATCTCTACGAATTCTGGAAAGACCAATTGACCGCGCATCTGAATTCGGAACTTGAAGATGGCGAACTGTTCATAAATTTAGCAAGCAATGAGTATTTTGGTGCTATAGATGAAAAAAAGTTAAAAGTTCCTGTGATTGCCCCAATTTTTAAAGATTGGAAAAACGACAAATTAAAAGTGATCAGTTTCTTTGCAAAAAAGGCCAGAGGCTCCATGGTGCGCTATATTTTGGATACAAAGGCAAAAACGCTTGATGATGTAAAGGGTTTTGACCGTGATGATTATGTTTTTAGTGCAGAACACACTTTAAAAGAAAATCAGCCTGTATTTATTAGATAG
- a CDS encoding RluA family pseudouridine synthase, with the protein MNTPENQALSQDELFEHHRFTASNGQEPLRVDKFLMNFIENATRNKIQQAAKQGHIWVNDNIVKQNYKVKAGDDVKVMFEHPPYEFLLTPEAIPLDIVHEDEALLVVNKPAGMVVHPGHGNYSGTLINALVHHFDNLPNNSSERPGLVHRIDKDTSGLLVIAKTEAAMTHLAKQFFDKSSEREYLALVWGNVADDEGTVEGHLARNPKNRLQMMVFPEGDQGKEAITHYKVVERLGYVTLVSCKLETGRTHQIRVHMKYIGHTLFNDERYGGDKILKGTTFTKYKQFVENAFKILPRQALHAKTLGFEHPNTGKFMRFDSELPQDMADCIEKWRGYAKHNEP; encoded by the coding sequence ATGAATACTCCGGAAAACCAAGCACTTTCTCAGGACGAACTTTTTGAACATCACAGATTTACAGCTTCTAATGGGCAAGAACCGCTTAGAGTAGATAAGTTCTTGATGAACTTTATAGAAAATGCTACCCGAAATAAGATTCAACAAGCCGCCAAACAAGGTCATATTTGGGTGAATGATAACATCGTCAAACAGAATTATAAAGTAAAGGCTGGGGACGATGTAAAAGTCATGTTCGAACATCCTCCTTACGAATTTCTATTGACGCCTGAAGCGATTCCGTTGGATATCGTGCACGAAGACGAAGCTCTTTTGGTGGTCAATAAACCTGCTGGTATGGTGGTACATCCCGGACATGGAAATTATTCGGGAACATTGATCAATGCTCTGGTCCATCATTTTGATAATCTACCGAATAATAGCTCTGAACGACCCGGATTGGTACACCGAATCGATAAGGATACGTCTGGACTTTTGGTTATAGCCAAAACTGAAGCGGCAATGACCCATTTGGCAAAACAGTTTTTTGACAAGAGCAGCGAGCGGGAATATCTGGCATTGGTCTGGGGCAATGTTGCCGATGATGAGGGAACTGTTGAAGGACATCTTGCCAGAAACCCAAAGAACCGTTTGCAAATGATGGTCTTTCCGGAAGGTGACCAGGGGAAAGAAGCGATAACGCATTATAAGGTTGTGGAACGCCTGGGGTATGTTACATTGGTATCCTGCAAATTGGAAACAGGAAGAACCCACCAGATTCGAGTGCACATGAAGTATATAGGGCACACGCTTTTCAACGACGAACGCTATGGGGGCGATAAGATTTTGAAGGGAACGACTTTTACCAAATACAAACAGTTTGTAGAAAATGCATTTAAAATCTTACCTAGACAGGCATTGCATGCCAAGACTTTGGGTTTTGAACATCCAAATACGGGAAAGTTTATGCGATTTGATTCCGAGTTGCCCCAAGATATGGCCGATTGCATAGAAAAATGGCGGGGTTACGCAAAGCATAACGAGCCATAG
- a CDS encoding PASTA domain-containing protein, translating into MKHFLSFLKSKVFLIQLGLALVAVVVLCFLALKWLKGSTNHGEFVEVPDFSKMSVMEMRKVVEQEGLRYQVLDSSNYNPEYPRFSILEQNPPAGNKVKSNRKIYFTVNPSGYKKVTVPDIIQVTQRNATSMLRAVGLDVQRVTYIDELGKDMVYRMKHKGKYLKPGDKLPKTSKIELVCGNGTITGSARVQADSN; encoded by the coding sequence ATGAAACATTTTTTAAGCTTTTTAAAGAGTAAAGTTTTCTTGATTCAGTTGGGATTGGCGTTGGTTGCTGTGGTAGTGCTCTGTTTTTTGGCATTGAAATGGCTCAAGGGTTCTACCAATCATGGAGAATTTGTTGAAGTTCCAGATTTTTCAAAGATGTCGGTTATGGAAATGCGCAAAGTAGTGGAACAAGAAGGGCTGCGCTATCAGGTGTTGGATTCTTCCAATTACAATCCGGAATATCCGAGATTTTCGATTCTTGAACAGAACCCTCCGGCCGGTAACAAGGTAAAATCCAATCGAAAAATATATTTTACCGTAAACCCATCGGGCTATAAAAAAGTTACTGTTCCAGATATCATTCAAGTTACCCAAAGAAATGCTACTTCAATGCTTAGGGCCGTAGGTTTGGATGTACAGCGCGTAACCTATATAGATGAGTTGGGAAAAGATATGGTTTACCGTATGAAGCATAAAGGTAAATATCTTAAACCAGGCGATAAATTGCCCAAGACCTCAAAAATAGAATTGGTATGCGGTAATGGGACCATTACGGGGAGTGCACGTGTACAGGCAGATTCTAATTAG
- a CDS encoding D-alanine--D-alanine ligase → MKKNIAIIMGGYSSERDISIKSGTVVHSYLDRNLYNPYRILISNDEWICLDDNDERFPVDRSDFSVFISGKKINFDCVFNAIHGTPGEDGLMQAYFELLHIPQTACEHYQAALTFNKRDLLSTLKPYGILCAESYYLNLGDTIDEEKIIKKVGLPCFVKANRAGSSYGISKVHKKEDLNIAIEKAFAEDNEVIIESFLDGTEVSVGVITYNGEVIVLPITEIVTENDFFDYEAKYEGKSNEITPARISETQKNNVDKRAKYIYTALGLKGYTRSEFIFIGDEPYLLEVNTTPGLTEESILPQQAKKAGIPLKDLFGSAIENALR, encoded by the coding sequence ATGAAAAAAAATATCGCCATCATCATGGGTGGCTATTCAAGTGAACGTGATATTTCAATAAAGAGCGGTACCGTGGTCCATTCATATTTGGACAGAAATCTTTATAACCCTTACCGGATTCTTATCTCCAATGATGAATGGATATGTCTGGATGACAATGATGAACGATTTCCCGTTGACAGGTCAGATTTTAGTGTATTTATTTCTGGTAAAAAGATCAATTTTGATTGTGTTTTCAATGCGATTCACGGCACTCCAGGAGAGGACGGTTTAATGCAGGCGTATTTTGAATTGTTGCACATACCTCAAACGGCATGTGAGCATTACCAAGCGGCGCTCACGTTTAACAAAAGAGATCTATTGAGTACGCTCAAACCGTATGGAATCCTTTGTGCTGAATCGTATTACTTGAATCTTGGCGATACCATAGACGAGGAAAAAATCATAAAAAAAGTGGGACTTCCCTGTTTTGTAAAAGCCAATAGGGCCGGGAGTAGTTATGGCATATCCAAGGTCCACAAAAAAGAAGATTTAAATATAGCTATTGAAAAAGCCTTTGCCGAAGACAATGAAGTTATCATAGAATCTTTTTTAGATGGAACCGAAGTATCTGTTGGAGTAATTACCTATAATGGCGAAGTAATCGTTCTGCCCATTACAGAAATAGTCACAGAAAATGATTTTTTTGATTATGAAGCCAAATACGAAGGAAAGTCAAATGAAATTACTCCAGCTCGTATATCTGAAACCCAGAAAAATAACGTGGACAAAAGAGCAAAATACATCTACACCGCTCTAGGTTTGAAAGGCTATACACGCAGTGAATTTATATTTATTGGGGACGAGCCTTATCTCTTGGAAGTAAATACCACACCTGGACTAACGGAAGAAAGTATTCTGCCCCAACAGGCGAAAAAGGCAGGAATACCATTAAAAGACTTGTTTGGCAGTGCCATAGAAAACGCATTACGATAG
- the coaD gene encoding pantetheine-phosphate adenylyltransferase: MRRAIFPGSFDPLTLGHSDIIKRGITLFDELIISIGINADKKYMFSLEERTQFIKEAFKDEPKIKVVTYEGLTVDFCKKVNADFILRGLRNPADFEFEKAIAHTNRKLSEIETVFLLTSSGKSYISSSIVREVIRNGGDYTSLVPDTVVVKP; the protein is encoded by the coding sequence ATGAGACGTGCTATTTTTCCAGGTTCTTTTGATCCACTAACACTTGGACATTCTGATATCATAAAAAGAGGGATAACGTTATTTGATGAACTGATCATTTCAATTGGCATAAATGCCGATAAAAAATATATGTTTTCCCTAGAGGAACGAACCCAATTCATAAAAGAAGCTTTCAAGGATGAACCAAAAATTAAAGTGGTTACCTATGAAGGCTTAACGGTCGACTTTTGTAAAAAGGTAAATGCTGATTTCATTTTAAGAGGACTGAGAAACCCAGCGGATTTTGAATTTGAAAAGGCCATTGCCCATACCAATAGAAAACTTTCAGAAATTGAAACTGTTTTCTTATTGACATCTTCGGGAAAATCATACATCAGTTCTTCTATAGTGAGAGAAGTCATTAGAAATGGCGGTGATTACACCAGTTTGGTTCCAGATACTGTTGTAGTAAAACCGTAA
- a CDS encoding PAS domain-containing protein: protein MKTIEKTHTQYLLKQLPKATVLVGKNHEVIDFSDSWLAIFNLKAKDAVGASIFQLILDDNTESHEQLKDCLLKNRTTTLRHKKENTQWLESAFAPWFDEKENILGTIIQTTDISGEVEKELELERIKTMLQAKSEIAKVGSWEYTLETEKLVWCDVTKRMHHVDEDFEPSVNEGIEFYKQGYSRNKISMLFHNALQNGIAFNERLIIQTATGEERWVMAGGKPIYEHGKITKLLGTFQDIHDQVIAETKIKESKQLLTTLIENLPINVFLKDKESRKILVNRSECEYIGANADEILGKTDFDFYDEKVAQISRDEDLEVMRTFKSILGKETICVKKDGTTTNFLTSKIPLINLEGQAYGIIGMSMDITHIKQKEDELRNLISITAVQNKKLVNFAHIVSHNLRSHTANFSMLLDFLVKEKDEKEKERIMKMLLHASDNLLETLENLNEVVEISTNINLDKKSLNLNESVIKVQQNLSALLHNNTVKVINNVPKDTNVMCVPAYLESIILNLLTNAVKYKDPNRKPKIELRAEKQDKGVLFRISDNGLGIDLTRYGGKIFGMYKTFHNNKDARGLGLYIIKNQIEAIGGHISLKSEVGKGTTFNIFFNE, encoded by the coding sequence TTGAAAACAATCGAAAAGACCCATACACAATATCTTTTAAAGCAATTGCCAAAAGCTACTGTTTTAGTGGGTAAAAACCATGAGGTCATTGATTTTTCAGATTCTTGGTTGGCCATTTTCAACTTGAAAGCCAAAGATGCTGTGGGAGCTTCTATTTTTCAACTTATTCTTGACGACAATACCGAATCTCATGAGCAATTGAAGGATTGTCTGTTAAAAAATAGAACAACTACGCTACGGCACAAAAAAGAAAATACACAGTGGCTGGAAAGTGCATTTGCCCCATGGTTTGATGAAAAGGAAAATATTCTTGGAACCATAATACAGACAACTGATATAAGTGGGGAGGTTGAAAAGGAACTGGAGCTTGAAAGAATAAAGACCATGCTCCAAGCTAAATCTGAAATAGCAAAAGTTGGTAGCTGGGAGTATACACTTGAAACAGAGAAACTTGTTTGGTGCGATGTTACCAAAAGGATGCACCATGTTGATGAAGATTTTGAACCCTCTGTAAATGAAGGTATTGAATTTTACAAACAAGGTTACAGCAGGAATAAGATTTCCATGTTATTTCATAATGCACTTCAAAATGGAATTGCTTTCAACGAAAGACTTATCATTCAGACCGCAACAGGAGAAGAGAGATGGGTCATGGCAGGTGGAAAACCAATCTATGAACATGGAAAAATCACCAAATTGCTTGGAACTTTTCAGGATATTCATGATCAAGTGATTGCGGAAACAAAAATCAAAGAGAGTAAACAACTGCTCACCACACTGATTGAAAATCTTCCGATAAATGTCTTTTTAAAAGACAAGGAATCCAGAAAAATTCTTGTAAACCGCTCAGAATGTGAATACATAGGAGCAAATGCAGATGAGATATTAGGAAAAACGGACTTTGATTTTTACGATGAGAAAGTTGCCCAGATTTCAAGGGATGAAGATCTTGAAGTAATGCGAACCTTTAAATCCATCTTAGGCAAAGAGACTATATGCGTTAAGAAGGATGGTACTACCACAAACTTTCTAACCTCTAAAATCCCACTTATCAATTTAGAAGGACAGGCTTATGGTATTATTGGGATGAGCATGGACATTACCCATATAAAGCAAAAGGAGGATGAGTTAAGGAATCTGATCAGTATAACTGCCGTACAAAATAAAAAACTTGTCAATTTTGCCCATATCGTTTCCCATAATCTAAGATCGCACACTGCAAATTTTTCAATGCTCTTGGATTTTTTGGTCAAGGAAAAAGATGAAAAGGAGAAAGAACGAATCATGAAGATGTTGTTACATGCTTCCGACAACTTATTGGAGACACTCGAAAACTTAAATGAAGTAGTAGAAATAAGTACTAATATCAACCTAGACAAAAAATCTTTAAATCTTAACGAAAGTGTCATCAAGGTCCAACAGAACCTTTCAGCGCTTTTGCACAACAATACGGTAAAGGTCATAAACAATGTTCCCAAGGATACCAATGTAATGTGTGTTCCAGCATATTTGGAAAGTATCATTCTAAATTTACTTACCAATGCGGTCAAATACAAAGACCCCAATAGAAAACCAAAAATTGAATTACGTGCAGAAAAACAGGATAAAGGTGTATTGTTCCGTATTTCTGATAATGGTTTGGGAATAGACTTAACAAGATATGGAGGTAAAATATTTGGTATGTACAAAACATTCCATAACAACAAAGATGCACGGGGACTAGGCCTTTATATCATAAAGAATCAAATTGAAGCCATAGGGGGGCATATATCCTTAAAAAGTGAAGTTGGCAAGGGCACTACTTTCAATATTTTTTTCAATGAATAA
- a CDS encoding two-component system response regulator, whose translation MNKVNSIYIIDDDPITIFGIKKMLKTTAVCNDIQAFENGKVAIDDLRKRIREGTRLPEVIFLDINMPIMDGWEFLDEFIALELKEKVIINVITSSIDQYDYQKWNDFRLSCKHYLNFKNKPIYKIEPTDLDRFNMVS comes from the coding sequence ATGAATAAAGTTAACAGCATATACATCATAGATGATGACCCCATAACTATTTTTGGCATTAAAAAAATGCTAAAGACAACAGCTGTATGCAATGATATTCAGGCTTTTGAGAATGGGAAAGTTGCCATAGACGATTTAAGAAAGAGAATACGGGAAGGCACACGCTTACCAGAAGTAATCTTTTTGGATATTAATATGCCCATTATGGATGGATGGGAATTCTTGGATGAATTTATCGCTTTGGAACTAAAAGAAAAGGTTATTATCAATGTCATTACTTCTTCCATAGATCAATATGATTATCAAAAATGGAACGATTTTAGACTAAGCTGCAAACACTATCTAAATTTTAAGAACAAGCCTATCTATAAAATCGAACCTACCGACTTGGATAGGTTCAATATGGTATCTTAA
- a CDS encoding M14 family metallopeptidase — protein MKYLIIICIFLFFASCETATEDKIDSYKTCFEISNQTETPTYEETIAFYIKLAKDFPEINIQTIGITDSGYPLHIVTFNTDGDFNFENIREENAVILINNGIHPGESDGIDATMLLYRDLALKKIEHPKQTILVTIPIYNIGGALQRNSTTRVNQNGPLEYGFRGNARNYDLNRDFIKMDTKNAQTFAKIFHLVKPDIFIDNHVSNGADYQYTLTHLFTQHNKLGGEMGKYLHREFMPNVEESLRQKKWDITPYVNVFNQPPEMGFNQFMDHPRYSTGYTTLWNTLGLMVETHMLKPYDKRVEGTYEVMQSVISVTEKNHDAIKSVRKSSLEKSLELSQYHFNWQVDTTQNTILNFKGFEAEFIESEVTGLTRLKYNKNRPFTKKTVYHNYFYPKDTVKVPSAYIIKKGWHKVMDKLKANNIRFSEIEEDTTLNVSAYEIVDFETRKSPYEGHYLHSNTKVKKSQGRVAFRAGDFLIPTDQPGIRYILETLEPSAVDSFFNWNFFDTVLQQKEGFSPYVFEDVALQMLQKDSTLRNMFTTKKKLDKEFAENWYAQLDWLYQRSEHKEESYLNYPVYRIEK, from the coding sequence ATGAAATACCTCATTATCATTTGTATTTTTCTTTTTTTCGCTTCCTGTGAAACCGCAACAGAAGATAAGATTGATTCTTACAAGACTTGTTTCGAAATATCCAATCAAACAGAGACACCTACCTACGAAGAGACAATCGCCTTTTATATAAAACTGGCTAAAGACTTTCCAGAAATAAACATACAGACCATTGGCATTACTGATAGTGGTTATCCCCTGCACATCGTCACATTTAATACCGATGGTGATTTTAATTTTGAAAATATCAGGGAAGAAAATGCGGTCATTCTTATTAACAATGGTATTCATCCTGGAGAAAGTGACGGTATAGATGCCACCATGCTCCTTTACCGTGATTTGGCATTAAAAAAAATAGAACACCCTAAACAAACAATTCTCGTAACCATACCCATTTACAATATCGGAGGAGCGTTACAAAGAAATTCAACCACTAGAGTAAACCAGAATGGACCTTTGGAATATGGTTTTCGTGGAAATGCAAGAAACTATGATCTTAATAGGGACTTCATAAAAATGGACACGAAAAATGCCCAAACTTTTGCTAAAATATTCCATTTGGTAAAACCAGACATTTTTATTGATAACCATGTGAGCAACGGAGCTGATTATCAATATACTCTTACCCATTTATTTACGCAACATAACAAACTAGGTGGAGAAATGGGCAAATATCTTCATAGGGAATTTATGCCCAACGTGGAAGAATCTTTACGCCAAAAAAAATGGGATATTACTCCATATGTCAATGTGTTTAACCAACCTCCAGAAATGGGCTTTAACCAATTTATGGACCATCCCAGATATTCAACAGGCTACACAACATTATGGAATACTTTGGGCCTTATGGTAGAAACCCATATGCTAAAGCCTTACGACAAAAGGGTTGAAGGCACATATGAAGTAATGCAAAGTGTGATTTCCGTTACAGAAAAAAACCATGACGCAATAAAATCTGTTCGGAAAAGCTCATTGGAAAAAAGCTTGGAACTTTCACAATATCACTTTAACTGGCAAGTGGACACTACACAAAACACGATACTTAATTTCAAAGGATTTGAAGCTGAATTTATTGAAAGTGAAGTTACTGGGCTTACTAGGCTGAAGTACAATAAAAACAGGCCTTTCACCAAGAAAACCGTATATCACAATTACTTTTATCCAAAAGATACCGTTAAAGTTCCGTCTGCCTACATTATCAAAAAAGGTTGGCATAAGGTTATGGACAAGTTGAAAGCAAACAACATCCGATTCTCTGAAATTGAAGAAGACACAACACTGAATGTTAGTGCCTATGAAATCGTTGATTTTGAAACACGAAAATCACCTTATGAAGGACACTATCTGCATTCCAACACAAAAGTCAAAAAGAGTCAAGGCAGAGTTGCCTTTAGGGCCGGTGACTTCCTAATACCCACCGATCAACCCGGTATTAGATATATTTTGGAGACTTTAGAACCGTCAGCAGTAGATTCTTTCTTCAATTGGAATTTTTTTGATACCGTTCTACAACAAAAAGAAGGGTTTTCACCTTACGTTTTTGAGGATGTGGCACTACAAATGCTACAAAAGGATTCCACATTGCGGAATATGTTTACCACCAAAAAGAAACTGGACAAAGAATTCGCAGAAAATTGGTATGCTCAATTAGACTGGCTGTACCAAAGGTCAGAACATAAGGAGGAATCCTACCTGAACTACCCTGTGTACCGTATTGAAAAATAG
- a CDS encoding NUDIX hydrolase has translation MYKVFVNESPLILTNERQDNSNGNLFSLDGDSIVMAIDSLAKGRLQEAYIYHPDEEKILDVFMHKIPVVVAGGGFVTNPKGKVLFIYRNDKWDLPKGKVDKGESIEKAAIREVEEETGVRDLIIDKFLRTTYHIFRRNGEYRLKQVHWFAMSTTYSGELTGQKEEGILKVKWKGPKKVKKALKNSYFNIKILFENWPAEEKS, from the coding sequence ATGTATAAAGTTTTTGTTAATGAGTCCCCACTGATTTTAACAAATGAGCGGCAAGATAATTCCAATGGAAATTTATTTTCACTGGATGGTGATTCAATAGTAATGGCTATTGATTCTTTAGCAAAAGGTAGACTTCAAGAAGCCTATATCTATCATCCCGATGAGGAAAAAATCCTTGATGTTTTTATGCATAAAATACCTGTGGTGGTAGCTGGTGGTGGATTTGTAACCAACCCCAAGGGCAAAGTGCTTTTTATCTATAGAAATGATAAATGGGACTTGCCAAAAGGAAAAGTGGACAAAGGAGAGTCCATTGAAAAGGCAGCTATAAGGGAGGTAGAAGAGGAAACGGGTGTACGTGATTTGATAATCGATAAATTTTTACGGACTACTTACCACATTTTCAGAAGAAATGGTGAATACAGATTAAAACAAGTACATTGGTTTGCAATGTCCACTACGTATAGCGGAGAATTGACCGGGCAAAAAGAAGAGGGGATTTTAAAAGTAAAATGGAAGGGTCCAAAGAAAGTAAAGAAGGCTTTGAAAAATTCCTATTTTAATATTAAGATTCTATTTGAAAACTGGCCAGCTGAGGAGAAGTCTTAA
- the pyrE gene encoding orotate phosphoribosyltransferase gives MVLNKDTAKKTAELLLQINAIKLEPENPFTWASGWKSPIYCDNRVLLSYPDIRNFVREEMAKQVETLYGRPDVIAGVATGAIGVGVLVAEALGLPFIYVRPEPKSHGRQNQIEGYLEANQNVVVIEDLISTGKSSLNAVKALKEQQANVKGMIAIFTYGFPVATTNFEKEQVSLHTLSDYDHLIEQASETNYIKESQLQTLLQWKSNPQQWK, from the coding sequence ATGGTTTTAAACAAGGATACTGCAAAAAAAACTGCCGAACTATTGCTGCAAATTAATGCAATTAAGTTGGAACCAGAAAATCCTTTTACTTGGGCTTCTGGTTGGAAATCTCCTATTTATTGTGATAATAGAGTACTGCTTTCTTATCCAGATATAAGAAACTTTGTGCGGGAGGAAATGGCAAAACAAGTTGAAACGCTTTATGGAAGACCAGATGTTATTGCAGGTGTGGCAACGGGAGCTATTGGAGTTGGTGTACTGGTTGCAGAAGCGCTGGGCCTTCCCTTTATATATGTTAGGCCAGAGCCAAAATCCCACGGACGGCAAAATCAGATTGAAGGGTATTTGGAGGCCAATCAGAATGTGGTTGTTATAGAAGATTTGATAAGCACGGGCAAAAGTAGCCTGAATGCTGTCAAAGCTTTAAAAGAACAACAAGCCAATGTCAAGGGAATGATAGCAATATTTACGTATGGATTTCCCGTGGCCACAACAAATTTTGAAAAAGAACAGGTTTCCTTGCATACGCTCTCAGATTATGACCATCTGATCGAACAGGCTTCAGAAACAAATTATATAAAAGAATCTCAGCTACAAACCTTGTTGCAGTGGAAATCGAATCCACAGCAATGGAAATAA
- a CDS encoding SRPBCC family protein, with protein MHIEVPKKKVSKSSKEVFDFLTEIKNFEILMPDNIDKFEVLDEKTFKFALKGMPEIILRLKEQFPNEKVILGAASDKLPFTLTGNIESLGESESEVGLSFEGEFNAMMAMMIKTPITNFMQTLSSNLDKIS; from the coding sequence ATGCACATAGAAGTTCCAAAAAAGAAAGTATCCAAAAGCTCAAAAGAAGTTTTTGATTTTTTAACCGAAATCAAAAATTTTGAAATACTGATGCCGGATAATATAGATAAGTTTGAGGTTTTGGATGAGAAGACTTTTAAGTTTGCCCTAAAAGGAATGCCCGAAATCATTTTAAGACTTAAAGAGCAATTCCCAAACGAAAAAGTGATTCTTGGCGCCGCAAGTGACAAGTTACCGTTTACCTTGACAGGAAACATTGAATCTTTAGGTGAATCCGAAAGCGAAGTTGGGTTAAGTTTTGAAGGAGAGTTTAATGCCATGATGGCTATGATGATAAAAACACCCATCACTAATTTTATGCAAACACTCTCATCAAATTTGGATAAAATAAGCTAG
- a CDS encoding biotin--[acetyl-CoA-carboxylase] ligase yields MGALTQIIKLDATDSTNLHLKRLSLTTNLGDYTTIVAKKQLKGRGQMGTVWQSDDGKNLTFSVLKKYKSLQVTNQFVLNICVSLSIYDVLHRLSIPDLKVKWPNDIMSGSSKICGILIENILKGLAIKNSIIGVGLNVNQTSFENLDKVASLKSISGKFFDLDELLDNILERFKFYFSELEKKKNAEMISQYERLLFRRDKPSTFKDATDTLFMGFIRGVSTDGKLIVELEDSILKTFGLKEVTLLY; encoded by the coding sequence TTGGGAGCACTCACACAAATAATCAAACTTGATGCCACGGACTCTACAAACCTTCATTTAAAGCGTTTGTCACTCACTACGAATTTAGGGGATTACACAACGATAGTTGCCAAAAAACAATTAAAAGGGAGAGGTCAAATGGGCACTGTTTGGCAATCTGATGACGGTAAGAACTTGACTTTTAGTGTGTTGAAAAAATATAAATCTCTTCAAGTTACAAATCAGTTCGTTTTGAACATTTGTGTCTCACTTTCAATTTATGATGTTTTACATAGGTTGTCCATACCAGATTTGAAAGTAAAATGGCCCAACGACATTATGTCAGGTTCTTCTAAAATTTGCGGTATTTTAATAGAAAATATTTTAAAAGGACTAGCAATTAAAAATTCAATCATTGGAGTAGGACTGAATGTGAATCAAACTTCCTTTGAAAATCTTGATAAGGTTGCCTCTTTGAAATCGATTAGCGGGAAGTTTTTTGATTTGGACGAGTTATTGGATAACATATTGGAACGCTTCAAGTTTTACTTTTCGGAGCTGGAAAAGAAAAAAAATGCGGAAATGATTTCACAATATGAGAGACTGTTGTTCAGAAGAGACAAGCCTTCCACGTTCAAAGATGCCACGGATACCTTATTTATGGGTTTTATCCGTGGGGTTTCTACAGATGGAAAACTTATTGTTGAATTGGAAGATAGTATTCTTAAAACGTTTGGTTTAAAGGAAGTAACCTTATTGTACTAG
- the rsfS gene encoding ribosome silencing factor, which produces MQKTKASADELIALILHGIEEVKGVDINLLDLREIENTVCDYFIICNGTSNTHVNAIVSSIQKTVSKAIKDKPWHIEGSENAEWILMDYVNIVVHVFQKHIREFYDIEGLWGDAKVTMVESSYNS; this is translated from the coding sequence ATGCAGAAAACGAAAGCTAGCGCAGATGAATTGATTGCCTTAATATTACACGGGATAGAAGAAGTCAAAGGAGTTGACATAAATCTATTGGACCTTAGGGAAATTGAAAATACAGTTTGCGACTATTTTATTATCTGCAATGGTACTTCCAATACGCATGTAAACGCAATTGTTTCCTCTATTCAGAAAACCGTTAGCAAAGCCATCAAGGACAAACCATGGCATATAGAAGGTTCTGAAAATGCAGAATGGATTTTAATGGATTACGTTAATATAGTAGTGCATGTATTTCAAAAACACATTAGGGAATTCTACGATATAGAAGGACTTTGGGGTGATGCCAAAGTTACCATGGTGGAGAGTAGTTACAATTCTTAA